One Bufo gargarizans isolate SCDJY-AF-19 chromosome 3, ASM1485885v1, whole genome shotgun sequence DNA segment encodes these proteins:
- the GPR183 gene encoding G-protein coupled receptor 183 isoform X1: MSGSPNDRCWGENDWAAGFKLPDRGDLSSINMDVDNNTSNGTLCDLYYHHNTARILLPIFYSMIFLFGLLGNILAMFVIHKNRRKLNSTTLYSRNLVISDICFAIVSPSRIVYYAKGFDWTFGEAFCRITALFLYINTYAGVNFMTCLSVDRFFAVVHPHRYNRIRRVKFAKIICICVWLLVFFQTFPLLIQQMSQTELHTGKTRCMEYPIFEAIDNLPYILLGACFIGFYLPLVIILYCYSQISIKLCQTTKKNPLSEKTGTNKKATNTIILVIVVFLICFTPYHVAITQHMIKKLIYQPDCEEQKLFQVVLHVTVCLMNLNCCLDPLIYFCACKGYKNQILKILKRQASITSSSATRPAAEESSRDLTESQMMQSIPLNHKVNQSVSKK, translated from the coding sequence ACCTGTCCAGCATCAACATGGATGTTGACAACAATACCAGTAATGGAACCTTGTGTGACCTCTATTACCATCACAACACGGCAAGGATTTTGCTGCCAATATTCTACAGCATGATCTTCTTGTTTGGATTGCTTGGAAACATCCTGGCTATGTTTGTCATCCACAAAAACAGGCGGAAGCTAAACTCAACCACTCTCTATTCGAGAAACCTGGTCATTTCTGACATATGTTTTGCCATCGTCTCACCTTCCAGAATTGTGTACTATGCAAAGGGTTTTGACTGGACATTCGGAGAAGCATTTTGTCGGATAACCGCACTTTTTCTGTACATTAATACTTATGCTGGAGTAAACTTCATGACCTGTCTGAGCGTCGACCGTTTCTTTGCAGTGGTGCATCCGCATCGTTACAACAGAATAAGGAGGGTGAAGTTTGCCAAGATCATCTGCATTTGCGTTTGGTTGCTGGTCTTCTTCCAAACATTTCCACTTCTTATACAGCAAATGTCTCAAACGGAGCTACACACTGGGAAAACACGGTGTATGGAATACCCAATCTTTGAAGCCATAGACAATTTGCCATATATACTTCTTGGGGCATGTTTTATTGGATTCTACCTACCTTTGGTAATAATACTGTATTGCTATTCTCAGATAAGTATTAAACTCTGCCAGACTACAAAGAAGAATCCATTATCTGAAAAAACTGGCACCAACAAAAAGGCGACTAACACAATCATTTTAGTGATTGTGGTGTTCCTTATTTGTTTTACCCCGTATCACGTGGCTATTACTCAGCATATGATCAAGAAACTTATTTATCAGCCAGACTGCGAAGAGCAGAAACTATTTCAAGTAGTCCTTCATGTCACGGTTTGCCTGATGAACTTAAACTGTTGCCTGGATCCCCTCATTTACTTCTGTGCATGCAAAGGATACAAGAATCAGATTCTGAAAATATTAAAACGGCAGGCTAGCATTACCTCATCCAGCGCCACAAGGCCAGCGGCTGAAGAAAGCTCACGTGATCTCACAGAAAGCCAAATGATGCAAAGTATACCATTAAACCATAAAGTAAACCAATCTGTGAGTAAAAAATAa
- the GPR183 gene encoding G-protein coupled receptor 183 isoform X2, with amino-acid sequence MDVDNNTSNGTLCDLYYHHNTARILLPIFYSMIFLFGLLGNILAMFVIHKNRRKLNSTTLYSRNLVISDICFAIVSPSRIVYYAKGFDWTFGEAFCRITALFLYINTYAGVNFMTCLSVDRFFAVVHPHRYNRIRRVKFAKIICICVWLLVFFQTFPLLIQQMSQTELHTGKTRCMEYPIFEAIDNLPYILLGACFIGFYLPLVIILYCYSQISIKLCQTTKKNPLSEKTGTNKKATNTIILVIVVFLICFTPYHVAITQHMIKKLIYQPDCEEQKLFQVVLHVTVCLMNLNCCLDPLIYFCACKGYKNQILKILKRQASITSSSATRPAAEESSRDLTESQMMQSIPLNHKVNQSVSKK; translated from the coding sequence ATGGATGTTGACAACAATACCAGTAATGGAACCTTGTGTGACCTCTATTACCATCACAACACGGCAAGGATTTTGCTGCCAATATTCTACAGCATGATCTTCTTGTTTGGATTGCTTGGAAACATCCTGGCTATGTTTGTCATCCACAAAAACAGGCGGAAGCTAAACTCAACCACTCTCTATTCGAGAAACCTGGTCATTTCTGACATATGTTTTGCCATCGTCTCACCTTCCAGAATTGTGTACTATGCAAAGGGTTTTGACTGGACATTCGGAGAAGCATTTTGTCGGATAACCGCACTTTTTCTGTACATTAATACTTATGCTGGAGTAAACTTCATGACCTGTCTGAGCGTCGACCGTTTCTTTGCAGTGGTGCATCCGCATCGTTACAACAGAATAAGGAGGGTGAAGTTTGCCAAGATCATCTGCATTTGCGTTTGGTTGCTGGTCTTCTTCCAAACATTTCCACTTCTTATACAGCAAATGTCTCAAACGGAGCTACACACTGGGAAAACACGGTGTATGGAATACCCAATCTTTGAAGCCATAGACAATTTGCCATATATACTTCTTGGGGCATGTTTTATTGGATTCTACCTACCTTTGGTAATAATACTGTATTGCTATTCTCAGATAAGTATTAAACTCTGCCAGACTACAAAGAAGAATCCATTATCTGAAAAAACTGGCACCAACAAAAAGGCGACTAACACAATCATTTTAGTGATTGTGGTGTTCCTTATTTGTTTTACCCCGTATCACGTGGCTATTACTCAGCATATGATCAAGAAACTTATTTATCAGCCAGACTGCGAAGAGCAGAAACTATTTCAAGTAGTCCTTCATGTCACGGTTTGCCTGATGAACTTAAACTGTTGCCTGGATCCCCTCATTTACTTCTGTGCATGCAAAGGATACAAGAATCAGATTCTGAAAATATTAAAACGGCAGGCTAGCATTACCTCATCCAGCGCCACAAGGCCAGCGGCTGAAGAAAGCTCACGTGATCTCACAGAAAGCCAAATGATGCAAAGTATACCATTAAACCATAAAGTAAACCAATCTGTGAGTAAAAAATAa